The following proteins come from a genomic window of Plutella xylostella chromosome 22, ilPluXylo3.1, whole genome shotgun sequence:
- the LOC105394879 gene encoding elongation of very long chain fatty acids protein AAEL008004, with the protein MKNRKPFNLKTTLIIYNAVQVAYSVYLVVRIGRFLSITGIAYSKCYLEDKAHTNEVLSGIWFYFFAKLTELLDTIFFVLRKKDNQISFLHVYHHIAMLIGSWLFLKYSPSDNIAFLGWMNSFVHVVMYAYYGLAAFGPHMQKYLTWKKYLTTLQLAQFVSQFLVLVAQINLTECPMPTALTLTVFGNNLFFIYLFGRFYYQNYIKNKSNIQYNVDKKSKSRLD; encoded by the exons ATGAAAAATAGAAAGCCCTTTAACTTGAAAACTACCTTAATAATATACAATGCTGTACAAGTTGCATATTCAGTATACTTAGTAGTAAGG ATTGGAagatttttatcaataaccgGGATTGCATATTCAAAATGCTATTTAGAAGATAAAGCACACACAAACGAG GTCCTGAGCGGaatttggttttatttttttgcaaaactGACGGAGCTACTGGACACAATATTCTTTGTCCTACGTAAAAAGGACAATCAAATTTCATTCCTGCACGTCTATCACCACATCGCTATGCTCATTGGTTCCTGGCTCTTCCTGAAATACAGCCCTTCAGACAATATTGCCTTCCTCGGTTGGATGAACAGCTTTGTCCATGTGGTCATGTATGCGTACTACGGGTTGGCAGCCTTTGGGCCACACATGCAGAAATATCTGACCTGGAAAAAATATCTCACAACATTGCAATTG gcTCAGTTTGTGTCGCAGTTTTTGGTATTAGTTGCGCAGATCAACCTCACTGAGTGTCCAATGCCTACAGCTTTGACCTTAACTGTATTTggaaacaatttgttctttatttatctttttggAAGATTTTACTATCagaattatataaaaaataaaagtaatatacaatacaatgtgGACAAGAAAAGCAAAAGCAGGTTGgattga
- the LOC119694927 gene encoding uncharacterized protein LOC119694927 yields MPRKKKNDIWENYLHSATTKTVKCKHCDKVYQFANVNKMANHLLKCYKCPVVTKNKLKTTPETNTPVINMPRPDVSLIETSPVQSMIDVNTSSTSTNSEPLISAEKKLYLDQLLSKAIFVTGSPLSMVEHPLWVRFFNELQPIYKLPSRKAISTTHLEATYNEMLKEITEELKTTNNLHLQCDGWSNQRNEGIINFIIAKPEPVFVKSLNTLNNRHTSEYLCQEIIKVMNEYGGQKFVTLIGDNANNIQRAFQMVKESYTNVIPLRCIAHTLNLLCKDCLRPEPVKAFISIAIDTIKAIKRSQAMSALLALIIKDKGSGETLKLPGKTRWGSYCTALKSLRNSRVALQTLAVHENAVITHEIKSNLLDPNFWTMTEHCIKLLEPITDKIFKLEGNGILINEVFMAFRDIQSTFNFIIPEITLLNDEHKEFITEALTRRTNNCIKPIHYAAYMLDPRSQGIELNEESEVNAIEFIHDVGQSLNIDIGVDLANYRAKNGLWSKPFIWKHVAEMDPVVWWKGLCGSKLLSRVAVRILTAPCTSAATERSFSTHAHIHSHKKNRLTGTDRTATIAFISYNWNLLHKQKNNNDENDDPLSSPTIPSSPVTDERPSTSRGNEAEIEFFDIARISDSSENSSDSD; encoded by the coding sequence ATGCCCAGAAAGAAGAAAAATGATATATGGGAAAACTATTTACATTCAGCAACCACTAAAACGGTTAAGTGCAAGCATTGTGATAAAGTTTATCAATTTGCTAACGTCAACAAGATGGCCAACCATTTgttaaaatgttataaatgTCCAGTGGTTACCAAGAACAAACTGAAGACAACACCGGAAACTAATACACCTGTGATAAATATGCCCCGGCCAGATGTATCACTGATTGAAACATCACCAGTCCAAAGTATGATAGATGTTAATACTAGCTCTACTAGTACAAATTCAGAACCATTAATATCCGCAGAAAAGAAACTTTACCTGGATCAGCTTTTATCAAAAGCAATATTTGTTACCGGTTCTCCTTTGTCCATGGTTGAACATCCGCTGTGGGTaagattttttaatgaattgcAACCAATTTACAAGTTGCCATCTAGAAAAGCAATCTCAACTACACACCTGGAAGCCACTTATAATGAGATGTTAAAAGAAATTACTGAAGAGTTGAAAACTACAAATAATTTGCATCTGCAGTGTGACGGCTGGAGCAATCAACGCAATGAAGgaattataaactttattattgcaAAACCGGAGCCCGTTTTTGTAAAAAGTCTCAACACTCTTAACAACCGACACACAAGCGAATATCTTTGTCAAGAGATAATTAAAGTTATGAATGAGTATGGAGGACAAAAATTTGTAACTCTTATCGGAGATAACGCTAACAATATCCAAAGAGCATTTCAGATGGTAAAAGAATCCTATACAAACGTAATACCGCTTAGATGTATAGCACATACCCTAAACTTACTGTGTAAAGATTGTTTAAGGCCAGAACCTGTAAAAGCATTCATATCGATTGCAATTGACACTATAAAGGCAATCAAAAGAAGCCAAGCTATGAGTGCTTTACTAGCCCTGATAATTAAAGATAAAGGATCAGGCGAAACATTAAAATTGCCTGGAAAAACCCGCTGGGGTAGTTATTGTACGGCACTTAAAAGCTTAAGGAATTCAAGAGTAGCATTACAGACATTAGCAGTTCATGAAAATGCAGTTATTACCCATGAAATAAAGAGCAATTTATTAGATCCCAATTTTTGGACTATGACTGAACATTGCATTAAATTGTTGGAACCGATAACGGACAAAATTTTCAAATTGGAAGGTAACGGGATACTAATAAACGAGGTATTCATGGCTTTCAGAGACATTCAAtctacatttaatttcataataccCGAAATTACCCTGTTAAATGATGAGCATAAAGAGTTTATTACTGAAGCTCTAACCAGAAGAACTAATAATTGCATAAAACCTATTCATTATGCTGCATATATGTTAGATCCAAGATCGCAAGGCATTGAACTGAATGAAGAGAGTGAGGTGAATGCTATAGAATTTATACATGATGTGGGCCAATCTCTTAATATTGACATAGGCGTCGATCTAGCCAATTACAGAGCTAAAAATGGTTTATGGAGCAAACCATTTATTTGGAAACACGTTGCCGAAATGGATCCAGTTGTTTGGTGGAAAGGACTTTGCGGTTCCAAATTGCTGAGCAGGGTTGCAGTGCGAATTTTGACTGCTCCCTGCACTTCTGCAGCCACCGAACGGTCTTTTAGTACACATGCACATATTCATagtcacaaaaaaaatagattgACAGGTACAGACAGGACAGCAACGATTGCATTTATCTCATACAATTGGAATCTActacataaacaaaagaataataatgaCGAAAATGACGACCCCTTATCTTCTCCTACGATTCCAAGCAGTCCAGTTACTGATGAGCGACCATCTACATCGCGAGGAAACGAAGCTGAAATAGAATTCTTCGATATAGCTAGAATATCAGATTCCAGCGAAAACAGTAGCGATAGCGACTAA